The following are encoded together in the Streptomyces sp. NBC_01465 genome:
- a CDS encoding GlcG/HbpS family heme-binding protein, whose translation MKKLTRRSTVITSSAVLAAVAAGTFGAVTANAEAPAAAPAAVAADAKNKNTTETTHLTLDAATKAAQAALDAAKKDNQKVSVAVVDRDGRTILTLRGDGAGPQAYEAAEKKAFTAVSWNAPTSELAKRLENAPTLKDIPGTLFLGGGAPVTAKGAPIAGIGVAGAPSGDQDEKFAQAGVAELNK comes from the coding sequence ATGAAGAAGCTCACCCGCCGCTCGACCGTCATCACCAGCAGCGCCGTCCTCGCCGCTGTCGCCGCCGGCACCTTCGGTGCGGTCACCGCGAACGCCGAGGCCCCGGCCGCCGCCCCCGCCGCTGTCGCCGCCGACGCCAAGAACAAGAACACCACCGAGACCACGCACCTGACCCTGGACGCCGCGACCAAGGCCGCCCAGGCCGCGCTCGACGCCGCGAAGAAGGACAACCAGAAGGTCTCCGTCGCCGTCGTCGACCGCGACGGCCGCACCATCCTGACGCTGCGCGGCGACGGCGCGGGCCCGCAGGCGTACGAGGCCGCCGAGAAGAAGGCGTTCACCGCCGTCTCCTGGAACGCCCCGACCTCCGAGCTGGCCAAGCGCCTCGAGAACGCCCCGACGCTGAAGGACATCCCCGGCACCCTCTTCCTCGGCGGCGGCGCGCCCGTCACCGCCAAGGGCGCCCCGATCGCGGGCATCGGCGTCGCCGGTGCGCCCTCCGGCGACCAGGACGAGAAGTTCGCCCAGGCCGGTGTGGCCGAGCTCAACAAGTAG
- a CDS encoding ankyrin repeat domain-containing protein → MPSLSEADRTLLTAAERGDADAVRAALAAGARVEARDTDLRTPLLHASLGDRVEAAAVLVAAGADVNAQDSREDSAWLVTGVTGSVAMMRTLLPAGPDLTLRNRFGGVSVIPASERGHVAYVRAVLAETDIDVNHVNRLGWTALLEAVILGDGGSAHREIVEILLAAGATPGLPDADGVTPLAHAERRGFEEIAVLLRGAG, encoded by the coding sequence ATGCCCTCCCTCAGCGAAGCCGACCGCACCCTGCTCACCGCCGCCGAGCGCGGCGACGCCGACGCCGTGCGCGCGGCGCTCGCCGCCGGAGCCCGCGTGGAGGCCCGCGACACGGACCTGCGCACCCCGCTGCTGCACGCCTCGCTCGGCGACCGCGTGGAGGCGGCCGCCGTCCTGGTCGCCGCCGGGGCCGACGTCAATGCCCAGGACAGCCGCGAGGACAGCGCCTGGCTGGTCACCGGAGTGACGGGCAGCGTCGCCATGATGCGGACGCTGCTCCCGGCAGGCCCGGACCTGACCCTGCGCAACCGGTTCGGCGGGGTCTCGGTCATCCCCGCGTCCGAGCGCGGTCATGTCGCGTACGTCAGGGCCGTCCTCGCCGAGACGGACATCGACGTGAACCACGTCAACCGCCTTGGCTGGACCGCCCTGTTGGAGGCGGTGATCCTCGGCGACGGCGGCAGCGCACACCGCGAGATCGTGGAGATCCTGCTCGCCGCGGGGGCCACCCCCGGCCTCCCGGACGCGGACGGCGTCACCCCCCTCGCCCACGCGGAACGGCGCGGCTTCGAGGAGATCGCCGTACTGCTGCGGGGCGCGGGATGA
- a CDS encoding YncE family protein, with translation MIRRIAGAVLVAAALAGCAQGAGESAPESPRVSTLKPAPESPQASTSPSTATTSTGTLLVADFDSDTVTFVDPARGPLGSVKVGLAPYGIALGDDGRAWVSTAEGVAVVDTATRTRTALIPYDTETGRPTLGEYRGGGMGIALAPDGRHVYVGVNVPDKTGVLEVVDTSTRTVSDTVPVGRRPFDVDVSANGREVYATNHDSFSVTAVNTATLAPRTYEVAPYGTEGGLGSWLKPHYAAVRPSDGALLLPFEGERLAVLDPRTGKVTIDPMTADTHQHGVTITPDGTLLVVGTGPVTEGEPPSLTVRSPDGRERVIPLKGPHENVAVSKDGRTAYVTGGFTRDGFWDGITVVDLDSGDTRRLPAGVRPLGIVVLP, from the coding sequence ATGATCCGCCGGATCGCGGGGGCCGTGCTGGTCGCGGCGGCCCTCGCGGGCTGCGCACAGGGCGCGGGGGAGTCCGCGCCCGAGAGCCCGCGGGTGTCGACGCTGAAGCCCGCGCCCGAATCTCCGCAGGCCTCCACCTCTCCCTCCACCGCCACGACGTCGACCGGCACGCTCCTCGTCGCCGACTTCGACAGCGACACCGTCACCTTCGTCGATCCGGCCCGCGGCCCCCTCGGCTCCGTCAAGGTCGGCCTCGCCCCGTACGGCATCGCTCTCGGCGACGACGGCCGCGCCTGGGTCTCCACCGCGGAGGGCGTCGCGGTGGTCGACACCGCCACGCGCACCCGCACGGCCCTCATCCCGTACGACACCGAAACCGGCCGCCCCACCCTCGGCGAGTACCGCGGCGGCGGCATGGGCATCGCGCTCGCCCCCGACGGACGCCACGTCTACGTAGGCGTCAACGTCCCTGACAAGACAGGGGTGTTGGAGGTCGTCGACACCTCCACCCGCACCGTGTCGGACACCGTCCCCGTCGGCCGCCGCCCCTTCGACGTGGACGTCTCCGCGAACGGCCGCGAGGTCTACGCGACGAACCACGACTCTTTCTCCGTGACGGCGGTCAACACGGCCACCCTCGCCCCGCGCACCTACGAAGTCGCCCCGTACGGCACCGAGGGCGGCCTGGGCTCCTGGCTCAAGCCGCACTACGCCGCCGTACGCCCCTCCGACGGCGCCCTCCTCCTGCCCTTCGAGGGCGAACGCCTCGCCGTGCTCGACCCCCGTACGGGCAAGGTCACCATCGACCCCATGACCGCCGACACCCACCAGCACGGCGTCACGATCACCCCCGACGGCACCCTCCTGGTCGTCGGCACGGGCCCCGTCACCGAGGGCGAACCCCCCTCGCTCACGGTCCGCAGCCCCGACGGCCGCGAGCGCGTCATCCCGCTGAAGGGCCCCCACGAGAACGTCGCGGTCTCGAAGGACGGCCGCACGGCGTACGTCACGGGCGGATTCACCCGCGACGGATTCTGGGACGGCATCACGGTCGTCGACCTCGACTCGGGCGACACCCGCCGACTGCCCGCAGGGGTACGCCCGTTGGGCATCGTCGTCCTCCCGTGA
- a CDS encoding sensor histidine kinase — protein MHAAFFLLLAVSLARFLLRHPGGARTPWIIVLTAVLAVAYVVGIVRDPGARPASWQRVWLAVVVAVWVVLVVLAPSYAWCAVPLFYTGLRTLPTRAALTLVALLSVLVVAAQLRLSGRFDLDLVLGPPAVAVIAAAVFLTMERQAARQRTLIDDLIRTRRELAASERREGTLAERQRLSMEIHDTLAQGLSSQQMLLQAAERVWESDPGKARVHVRTAESVAEHNLTEARRFVHDLAPADLAHGLEAGLRAVAVRESGDRLAVRVHVDDGGRTPRLPDRVQSALLRIAQGALANVREHSGATSAALTLTLLDDQALLDVTDDGRGFDPATLPDSPSGVRGHGVPAIRARVRQLGGTLTIESAPGEGTVLSAAIPLEPRA, from the coding sequence ATGCACGCCGCGTTCTTCCTGCTGCTGGCCGTCTCCCTGGCCCGCTTCCTGCTGCGCCACCCCGGCGGCGCCCGCACCCCGTGGATCATCGTGCTCACCGCCGTACTGGCCGTGGCGTACGTCGTCGGGATCGTGCGCGACCCGGGGGCGCGGCCCGCGTCGTGGCAGCGGGTGTGGCTGGCCGTGGTGGTCGCCGTGTGGGTGGTGCTCGTCGTGCTCGCGCCGAGCTACGCCTGGTGCGCGGTGCCCCTCTTCTACACCGGCCTGCGGACCCTGCCGACCCGCGCCGCCCTGACCCTCGTCGCGCTGCTGAGCGTGCTGGTCGTCGCCGCGCAGCTGCGGCTCTCCGGCCGCTTCGACCTGGACCTGGTGCTCGGGCCGCCGGCGGTCGCCGTGATCGCGGCCGCCGTGTTCCTCACGATGGAGCGGCAGGCGGCGCGGCAGCGCACCCTCATCGACGATCTGATCCGTACGCGCCGTGAGCTCGCCGCGTCCGAGCGGCGGGAGGGGACCCTGGCCGAGCGCCAGCGGCTGTCGATGGAGATCCACGACACCCTCGCGCAGGGGCTGTCCAGCCAGCAGATGCTGCTGCAGGCGGCCGAGCGGGTGTGGGAGTCGGACCCGGGCAAGGCGCGCGTCCATGTCCGTACCGCCGAGTCGGTCGCCGAGCACAACCTCACCGAGGCCCGCCGGTTCGTGCACGACCTGGCCCCCGCCGACCTCGCCCACGGCCTGGAGGCGGGGCTGCGCGCCGTCGCCGTCCGCGAGTCCGGCGACCGTCTCGCCGTCCGCGTACACGTCGACGACGGCGGGCGTACGCCGCGGCTGCCCGACCGGGTCCAGTCGGCGCTGCTGCGCATCGCGCAGGGCGCGCTCGCCAACGTACGGGAGCACTCCGGCGCCACCAGCGCGGCACTCACCCTGACGCTCCTCGACGACCAGGCCCTCCTGGACGTCACCGACGACGGCCGCGGCTTCGACCCGGCGACGCTGCCCGACTCCCCGTCCGGCGTACGCGGGCACGGGGTCCCGGCGATCCGGGCCCGGGTGCGGCAGCTCGGTGGGACGCTGACCATCGAGTCGGCGCCCGGTGAGGGCACGGTCCTTTCCGCAGCGATCCCCTTGGAGCCCCGCGCATGA
- a CDS encoding response regulator transcription factor, producing the protein MTHTPGQPVRILLCDDHVVVRAGLLALLDSADAIEVVGEAGTGEEAIALAAKLTPDVVLMDLQLGDGIDGVETTRRLVSGPEPVPHVLVLTTYDTDADITRAIEAGATGYLLKAERPEELFAAIQAAAQGRTTLSAPVASRVMANMRKPRPTLTDRERDILAQLAHGLGNREIAKALFISEATVKTHLGRIYDKLAVDTRAGAVAVAKEQRLLP; encoded by the coding sequence ATGACGCACACCCCCGGGCAGCCCGTCCGCATCCTGCTGTGCGACGACCACGTGGTCGTACGGGCCGGACTGCTCGCGCTCCTGGACAGCGCCGACGCCATAGAGGTGGTCGGCGAGGCGGGCACGGGCGAGGAGGCCATCGCGCTGGCCGCGAAGCTCACGCCGGACGTGGTGCTGATGGACCTGCAGCTGGGGGACGGCATCGACGGCGTGGAGACGACGCGGCGGCTCGTCTCGGGTCCTGAGCCCGTGCCGCATGTACTGGTCCTGACGACGTACGACACCGATGCCGACATCACCCGGGCCATCGAGGCGGGGGCGACGGGGTATCTGCTGAAGGCGGAGCGGCCCGAGGAGCTGTTCGCGGCGATCCAGGCGGCGGCGCAGGGCCGTACGACGCTGTCGGCGCCGGTCGCCAGCCGGGTCATGGCCAATATGCGCAAGCCGCGGCCGACGCTGACGGACCGGGAGCGGGACATCCTGGCGCAGCTCGCGCACGGGCTCGGCAACCGGGAGATCGCGAAGGCGCTGTTCATCAGCGAGGCGACGGTCAAGACGCATCTGGGGCGGATCTACGACAAGCTCGCTGTGGATACGCGGGCGGGGGCGGTGGCGGTCGCGAAGGAGCAGCGGCTGCTGCCGTAA